One Thermodesulfobium sp. 4217-1 DNA window includes the following coding sequences:
- the rfaD gene encoding ADP-glyceromanno-heptose 6-epimerase has product AGFIGSSLAKALEDHFPTYEIFALDDFSSGHFKNLLGFKGEVITADISLKEVWERLKSYRFDVIFHEGAISDTRVLDQGLVMRVNAESFKYLLDCARSSKSKVVYASSAAVYGNSPAPQKEESGLVPENVYGFSKYVMDMMTLKFMKINPDVQVCGMRYFNVYGPGEDFKGEYASMIRQMYLKIKRGENPRLFKYGEQKRDFVYIQDVINANVRAMESDVSGIFNIATGSARSFNDIVKIISDTTKKDINVEYFDCPYNFYQNLTQADISRARSFIGYNPEYDLETGVREYINYLDRT; this is encoded by the coding sequence GCTGGTTTTATCGGTTCAAGTTTAGCAAAGGCCCTTGAAGATCATTTTCCAACTTATGAGATATTTGCTCTTGATGACTTTTCGAGCGGTCATTTTAAGAATCTTTTGGGTTTTAAGGGCGAGGTAATAACTGCTGATATATCTTTGAAGGAGGTCTGGGAGAGACTAAAAAGCTATAGGTTTGACGTTATATTTCATGAAGGAGCTATATCTGACACAAGAGTTTTAGATCAGGGTCTTGTTATGAGGGTAAATGCTGAGTCATTTAAATATTTGCTTGATTGTGCAAGAAGCTCTAAGTCGAAAGTAGTATATGCATCTAGCGCAGCGGTTTACGGCAATTCTCCTGCTCCTCAGAAAGAAGAAAGCGGTCTTGTGCCTGAAAACGTTTATGGTTTTTCAAAATATGTTATGGATATGATGACGCTGAAATTTATGAAAATAAACCCTGATGTCCAAGTTTGCGGCATGAGATATTTTAATGTGTATGGCCCTGGTGAGGATTTTAAGGGGGAGTACGCAAGTATGATAAGACAGATGTATTTAAAAATAAAAAGAGGCGAGAATCCGAGACTTTTCAAATACGGTGAGCAAAAAAGAGATTTTGTGTATATCCAAGACGTAATAAATGCAAACGTAAGAGCGATGGAAAGCGATGTATCAGGTATATTCAACATAGCCACTGGTAGCGCAAGATCGTTTAACGATATCGTAAAAATAATCTCTGATACTACCAAGAAGGATATAAATGTGGAATACTTTGATTGTCCTTATAATTTTTATCAAAATCTTACACAAGCTGATATTTCAAGGGCAAGGTCTTTTATAGGGTACAATCCTGAGTACGATCTTGAAACGGGAGTAAGAGAATATATAAATTACTTAGATAGAACTTAA
- a CDS encoding hydrogenase small subunit, producing MLSSLTKNKVSRRDFMKACAAMAVYLGLSESFAPKIADAVENASKKAPVVWIEAQSCSGDTEAFLNSSEPTPAQILLDTISLKYQDTVMFGTGYVADKALDDAIKAGGYVLVVEGSIPTADPLFCTVGTESATNPARKPVIDTLKEAYKNAAVVIALGSCATWGGVVQDCPSKGRGVAEVLGKDKVINLPLCPCNPDHLAGTIVYYLTFKKAPPLDIHQRPLMFFGSIIHDNCPRRAHFERGEFVTDYGDPKQADYCLYLKGCKGPFTFSDCPSRGFNENVSWCIKASAPCAGCSQPEFYAGFSPLYVKSNDVNLPGIGGVPSETVGTVAAAVTALGVAAHLVGRSVFGKKKEGDK from the coding sequence TTGTTATCAAGTTTAACTAAGAATAAGGTTAGTAGAAGGGATTTTATGAAAGCCTGTGCGGCGATGGCCGTATATTTGGGTTTGAGTGAATCTTTTGCTCCAAAGATTGCTGATGCAGTCGAAAATGCTAGTAAAAAGGCTCCAGTTGTCTGGATAGAAGCCCAAAGCTGTTCTGGTGATACTGAGGCATTTCTCAATTCATCTGAACCTACTCCAGCTCAGATTTTGTTAGATACTATCAGTTTAAAGTATCAGGATACAGTTATGTTTGGTACCGGATACGTTGCAGACAAGGCCTTAGACGATGCTATAAAAGCAGGCGGATATGTTTTGGTGGTTGAGGGTTCAATCCCTACCGCAGATCCTCTATTTTGTACTGTCGGCACCGAAAGTGCTACCAACCCCGCAAGAAAACCCGTAATTGATACCCTCAAAGAAGCTTATAAGAATGCTGCCGTAGTTATTGCGCTTGGCTCATGCGCTACATGGGGCGGCGTGGTTCAAGACTGTCCTTCTAAAGGCAGAGGAGTAGCTGAGGTTCTTGGAAAAGATAAGGTTATTAACCTTCCTCTATGTCCATGCAATCCAGATCATTTGGCTGGAACTATCGTTTACTATCTTACCTTTAAAAAGGCTCCGCCACTTGATATTCACCAAAGACCATTAATGTTTTTTGGCTCTATTATTCACGACAACTGTCCAAGAAGGGCGCACTTTGAGCGCGGCGAGTTTGTGACCGATTATGGCGATCCAAAACAAGCAGACTATTGTCTTTATCTAAAAGGTTGCAAGGGGCCGTTTACTTTTAGTGATTGCCCATCAAGAGGTTTTAATGAAAATGTAAGCTGGTGTATAAAAGCTAGCGCACCTTGTGCGGGATGCTCACAACCAGAATTTTATGCTGGTTTTTCTCCTCTTTATGTTAAGTCAAATGATGTCAATCTGCCAGGCATTGGTGGAGTTCCATCTGAAACAGTTGGCACAGTCGCTGCAGCTGTAACTGCCTTAGGCGTCGCTGCCCACCTTGTTGGCCGATCTGTATTTGGCAAGAAGAAGGAGGGAGATAAGTAA